The proteins below are encoded in one region of Candidatus Methanomethylicota archaeon:
- a CDS encoding UPF0175 family protein yields the protein MKASRNLLAETSITEKYILMLLYAAGGKVRGKLWFEKEMFELSKAFSELADELEFNAYSYGPFSEALDEYVDMLENSGLITFENSKLKLTDRGFELAKIVWNSASERERSIVESTVKFLEELELDELLLYIYATHPEMAEKSDVKDKILRKREEIALRMLEKGKISLNLAAKLANMPETELIERAIKHGIKPFDVQGDIGE from the coding sequence ATGAAGGCTTCAAGAAACCTTCTCGCAGAAACCTCAATTACTGAAAAATACATCCTAATGTTACTTTATGCTGCAGGAGGTAAAGTTAGGGGGAAATTATGGTTTGAGAAGGAAATGTTCGAGTTATCTAAAGCATTTAGTGAATTGGCAGATGAATTGGAGTTTAATGCTTATAGTTATGGACCTTTTAGTGAAGCATTAGATGAGTATGTAGATATGCTGGAAAATTCGGGGTTAATAACTTTTGAGAACTCAAAACTAAAATTAACTGATAGAGGATTTGAATTAGCGAAAATTGTTTGGAATAGTGCATCTGAACGTGAAAGGAGTATAGTAGAATCCACTGTCAAGTTTTTAGAGGAATTAGAACTTGACGAACTTCTACTTTACATATATGCCACTCACCCTGAAATGGCTGAAAAGAGTGACGTCAAGGATAAAATATTGCGAAAAAGAGAGGAAATAGCTCTGAGAATGCTGGAAAAGGGAAAGATATCATTGAATCTCGCCGCAAAACTAGCAAACATGCCAGAAACGGAACTTATCGAGAGAGCAATTAAGCATGGAATAAAACCATTCGACGTTCAAGGAGATATAGGGGAATGA